In Candidatus Kaelpia aquatica, the DNA window CGTGAAAAGCCAAACTTACTATATGTTCAGGCTTTATGATCCAGCTCTCTTTTTCTAGAATATTTAAATTACTCCCTATATCAGGATAGACTTCCTTCAGCACATTAACTCCATCCCCCAAAATAATATCCACATCTTTTAATCTATCTCCAGCTTCTTCCGCAGATATTAGAACATGTTCGCTAACTCTTTTAAAACCATCCTCACCTCTTCTATATTTAGAAAAATAGATATTGCCCCTCCTACCGTCCATTAAAGAGGCAACTATATCACCTTCAACAGAAGACGCATTCAAGGCTAATAGATCCAAAGAGTTTAAAGCCACCGCATCCTTATCTAAAGCATAAGCAAGAGCCTTAACTGCTGTAACAGCTATCCTTATTCCAGTAAAGGAGCCTGGACCTACAACAGCAGCAAAACAGCTTAAATCTTTAACTGTCACC includes these proteins:
- the tsaB gene encoding tRNA (adenosine(37)-N6)-threonylcarbamoyltransferase complex dimerization subunit type 1 TsaB; its protein translation is MFILGIDVSSDRLNIGLGKDGKLVSSLSLENPREHTALLYGHINAVLEEGEVTVKDLSCFAAVVGPGSFTGIRIAVTAVKALAYALDKDAVALNSLDLLALNASSVEGDIVASLMDGRRGNIYFSKYRRGEDGFKRVSEHVLISAEEAGDRLKDVDIILGDGVNVLKEVYPDIGSNLNILEKESWIIKPEHIVSLAFHDWNKGERENIFDLKPFYIYPKECTIRR